The genomic window TTACCTACACTGGAAGAAGATACGGCTGAAGAATTAAGAAAAAAGATAGTGCATATTTCGAATTCGAATGCCTAATAAAATATTAAGGAGCGACCTTAATGTTGAAACATGAAAGATTACACGTAGCATGGATAATTATTCTGCTTGGTAAAAATATAAAAGAAATTATTACCTTGGTTTTAGGTAGTGCTGTTTTAATTCAATGGTTGTCATTTGAGGGCGCAAAATTCACGGTGTATATTGCAATAGGAGTTTATATGTTTTTCTTGTTAATCCACACTTTCTTGAGTTGGTTTAACTTTAAATATACTGTTAATGAAGAAGGAATTTCTGCTGTCGAAGGAGGAATAAAAAAGACTAAAAAGTTTATTTCTTTTTCTAAAATTCAAGGCGTACATATTCACATAAACGCTATAAATAGGTTTTTTAATTTAGCAGCCATTTCTATAGATTCGTCTAGTCATAATGAAAATTCCAATTTGATTCTGCCCGCGATTTCAAAAAAACATGCAAAAGAATTGGAAAATTACATCCATAGTAAATCAGAAATTGAAAATAACAATGTGAATACATACACAAATACACACCTGGAAAAAAAGCAAAAACATAACATGTCTACCAAAGAAATACTTTTAATTTCCATCTTTTCTATTGAATTTATAATGGTAATTCCCTTTGTGTTTTTGATCTATAATTATGGAAGTAAAATTCCTTTAGTCGATAAATATATCGAGTCATTAATAACAATAATACCAAATAGCAATTTAGGATTTTCGATAACCGTTGCAGCGGTTGTCTTATTCTCATTAATCTATGGGCTAATTACGAGCATCTTAAAATATGGAAATTACGAAACAATTTTTGACAAAAAGAGCATATACATAAAGCGCGGTCTTTGGGAAAAAAACGAATATGGAATAGATAAGAAGAATATAAGTGGTCTAAAATTCACATCTAGTATTGTAACCAGGTTTACGAAGTATGGTAATTTAAAAGTTTTATGTACTGAAGATAAATCTAGTTCTGATACAGATATCAAAAAAGTATATACTATACTTCCCATTATAAGCTTTAATGAAGTCAACTTATTTACAAAGTTAGTTAACCCTAAATATTTGTTTTTAAGAGAAAAAGACAGATTGCCTATTCAATCACTAATATTGAAACTACTAAAAGCCACAGCTTTATTTTCAATATTATGTTGGGCTAATTCGATTTCTTATCAAATTGGCTTTTTTAAAATGCTAATAGTTCTGTTACTAATGTTAAGTTTTCAGGTCTTAAAATTCAGTGCTACAGCTTATAATATTCAAAACTCTTTTACACAAATTCATACTGGTTCATTAGCAAAATTTATATTCATTATTGAGCAAACAAACATTCATGGAATGTTTTTATCTCAAAATATTATTCAAAAATTGTTTAAAGTAGCTACAGTTAAAATCTCACTTCAATCTCGTAGAGATAAAAAAATAGCGTTAAAGGACATAAAAATTCAAGACGCAGAAAAATATTATGCATGGTATAAAGAAAGATTAATCAAATGACTCCCCAAAAAAATTTAAATCCTATTAAATTACTAACTACTTACATTAAGGAGGAGTGGAATGAGCTCTGGCATAGAAATTACAAATCTAAAAAAAATGATAAAAAATAAAGAGATAGTAAAAGGATTAAACTTCACAGTCAATCCTGGAGAAGTTTTCGGTTTTATTGGTCCCAACGGCGCCGGTAAAACCACTACCATTAGAATGATGGTTGGTTTAATAAGAATCTCTGAAGGCGATGTAAAAATAAACGGCAACAGCATTAAGACAAACAAAAAAGAAGCATTGAATTCAGTTGGAGCTATAGTAGAAAATCCAGAAATGTATCCTTATATGACTGGTTACCAAAATTTAAAATATTTTGGTCAGTTGAGTGGTGTGAAATCTGAGACAAAAATAAAAAACATTCTAAACCTTGTGGGATTGAACGAAAGTTCAAAAAATAAAGTTTCTACTTATTCTTTAGGAATGAGACAAAGATTAGGTATTGCGCAAGCTTTGATACATGACCCTAAAGTGCTCATTTTAGATGAGCCTACCAATGGATTAGATCCGAATGGAATATTCGAAATGAGAAAATATATTAGGAAAATTGCTTTTGAGCAAAATATTGCAGTAATTGTTTCCAGTCATTTAATCAATGAAATCGAACTTATGTGTGATCAAATAGGCATCATTAAGCAAGGAAAAATGATTGACCTAGCGGAAGCTAATTATATCAATGAAGAACAAGAATTTGTTTTCAAAGTAGAACCCTACAATAAAGCGATTGAACTCTTAAAACAAAATGAGGCCAATTTTCATTTCGAAGCTAATGAAGAAAAAATAATATTATACTGTCCAGAAGAAGAAATACCTAAAGTTGTAGACTTTTTTGTAACTAATGAAATTAAAGTTTTTAGGATTGAAGAAAAAATAGAGCGATTAGAAGAAAAATTTATGGAATTAACACAAACAACAAAAGGTGATTAAAATATGTTGGGTTTGGTAAAAAATGAAATAAAGAAAGAATTTGTAAAAAAGACGAATTATATTATTCTAGTAGCAATTATATTAGCATCTTTTTTGTATGTCCTGGCTCCCATTTTGTTTGTAGGGGAGGCAAGCAACACTTATTCCTCCGGAGAAGGTTGGAAAAAAGATACTCAAGAGTCTATCGTCGAAAGAGAAAATGAGAATGCATCTATACAAAATAGCTCGAATAATGAAGAATTGTCGTTTAATGATTCAGTTACTGTAGAGGCCAATAATGCAACAATCGAGAAGTTAAACTATCACTTAGAAAACGATATCCCGCCTGCTGACAGCTTTAATTTATTTGATAATTTAGCGCAGTTGTCAAATTTCACTATAATTTTAAGTGTCCTAGCGATTTTTTTAGCTAGTAGTATTGTTTCTAAAGAATTTAATATAGGTACGATCAAACTATTATTAATTCGCCCATATAGTCGCAATCAAATATTAGGAGCAAAATATATCGCTATGCTTGTAATCATTACTTTATTTTTAGCGACATTAATATTGTCTACTTCTATTTTCAGTATGTTTTTTGCTTCAATTAATCCGACTATTAATTATGTCTTAGAGAGTAATTCAGGATATACAGATGTTAACTTTATTTCATACTTATCAAAAATGATTATTGGAGATTTATTTTATCTGTTTATAGTAGCTACTGTGGCCTTTGCGATTTCTACTATTACAAACTCTTCTAAAGCAGCGCTTAGTTTAAGTTTGTTATTGGTTTTAATGGGTTCTTCTATCGTAAATACAGTAGCAGCTAGAACTGAAACAGGTGCTAAATATCTTCTAATGTCTAATTGGGATCTAAATAACTATCTCGTAGGAAATAGCCCTCCAATCTCTGGGTTAAATTATTCTTTTTCAGCGTTCGTTAGTATTCTTTACTTAATAATTATTGTATTCTTTACTTTTTATGTATTTAACAAAAAAGATGTAACAGTCTAGATGAATTTTCCGCTAATCCAGTTTTGTCATCACTAGTTTTTCAAAAGTCTTTACTTGGGAAGATCCACTATGTATAAAAACTTATGGAAAATATATAAATCCCAATATCATCGCACTTTTTTATGGACATGGGGGGGGTTTCTTTTAATTTTAGTTTCTTCTTATTTTGTCGCATCTTTATTAACAATAGATTACAAAAATTTTATTGAAGATCTTGGCAGTGATCAAGTAGATAAAACAAATGAAGGAACACCTAGTTATGTTTGGCATATCTTTTTGAATAATATTATGGTCCCTTTACAAATGATACTATTAGCATTAGTTCCGATTCCGTTTCTTTTCTATATTGTATTGCTTTATAACGCTGTAATATATGGTTTTATAATTTTTATTTTTCAAGATTTGGAAGAGAATTTTTTTAGATTATTTCTATCAGAAGTCCTTTTTCATGGAGTGATAGAAATATCTGCATTTATCTTAATGTCATGCTTAATATTTCACTTTCAATTATCAATTATAAAAAAAATAATTGTTAAAAATCGCGAAAAGAAAAAACAAAATGTGAGTTCAATACTATTAGCAAAACATTTATTAATATTTTTATTTTTCATCATCCTCCCACTAATTGCCTTGGCAGCAATTGGTGAGGGAATCAGTCAGTAAATTTGCATTTTAAAATGAATTCGCTAAAAATATATGCTTACATACATTATATGTTGTACTACTGAGTAATTGATGTTAATCATTAGCCGATAATGTGCATTATGGTAACTAGATCATGGCTGAAAGCCCGATAAATCAGGGTTTGGCCAAAAGCGCATGAAAAGCGCCATGCAATTTTCATACGGCCCTGCCAGGCCGGGCGGTTCCGGGGCCGTGTCCGGCCCGCACGGACACCCCACTGCATAAACCCCTGGCTCCGAATAACCGGTGCAGTGGGTATTTTTCGAGAAGAACATCGTTACGGTAGATGAAATTATAATCGTCCATCCTTTGTTTTAAAGGATGGACTTTTTATGAAAAACATTAAATAGGATGTTTTTCATAAAAAAATAGACGTAAAAATATGTTTTTAAAATTTATTACGTTTTATAGTTGACGTAATAAATTTTAAATGATACGTTATTAATAGCAAATGAGACATAAAAAATCTGAATGGAGTGATTATCAATGCAAGCACACAATGTTAAAAGCATGAGCTTAGGTAGCCCCACAAATACAATTCAAATTCCAGCCCTCAAATATAGGAGTGGCCAAAGGATATGGTACGCTGCCACGATTCCTTACCAAACCTTAGGAAAATTCATCCAAACCTCTGCAGTTAAGAAAAAAAATCAACAAATCATTCAAAAAGATATTAAAAACAGATTTTTAGATAAAAACCATAAAGAAGGCATCAAAAATTATATTAAAGAAGAAAAGGAATTCACCCTGCCTCCTATTACCCTTGTTTCCTATGAAAAGCTAGACTTTAGACCTTATCAATTTGAAGGCCAACAAGTCAACGAACAAGAAATTTTGGAAGGTGGCGGGTCAGTCGCCGGAATAATTGTACTTCCCATCGACTACGAGTTTGAATGTTTAGACGGCAATCACCGAACCGCAGCTATTAGAGATTTAGCTAATGAATCTGCTGATAACATTGCCGAAAGTAGCATGCTTTTAAACATCGTTCATGAAGATAGACCGAAAAAAATTAGACAAGATTTCGTAGATGTAAACAAAAATGCTAAACAAACAACTTCCTCAATCAATACTTTGTTTAATACGAGAGATCCTATTTCAAGTATAGTCGTAGATTTAACCGAAGAGATCGAATATCTAAATAATACGACAGAGCGTTTGTCGACTAATGTAAGCAAACTTTCAAAAGATATTTACACGATTAATAACCTTAAAAATGCAGTAATCGAAATGGCAGGGTTTAATTCTCAAGCCAGCAGTACCCAGAAGGTTAAGGATTTCTTTAGTGACGAAGATCATTCGAAACTTATTAAAGAGCATGGCAAAATGTTTTTTGAAAAATTAAAAGTGAATGCAGCTATAGCTGAAGCTCTTAGAAACCCGGAAAAAACCCCGGAAATTAGAAATCAATATGTCATAACCACAGGTACAGGAATGGTCATTGCCTCTAGAATCGCAGGGTATATCTTCAGTCATTATGATCATTCCTCCGAGCAAGAACGGGAACTGGACCGTTTATTTTCCTACGATTGGTCTAGAGCGAATAAACTATTCTGGGGAAGAGTGATATCCAATGATAAAATTCTTAACTCCAGGGAATCTATTGCTTCTACAGTCGCTAACTTAAAACACGACTTCGGTTACGAATTAGAAGAAAATGAGTACAAATATCTCAATAATAATTACTAAAACAATTATGAAAGGATGATACAAATGCCTGTCTTATTTGTAACTTATGATTTGAATTCACCAGGGCAAAATTATGAAAATCTCATAAAAGTTATCGAGAATAACAGCATAACTTACTTCACCCGATGGAAGTCCAGCTTTTTAGTAAAAAGTCGCCTTACTCCTGAAGAATTTACAGATGAGGTAATACCTTATCTAGATAAAAACGATAACTTTATAGTTATTGAGGTGAAAAACAATAAACAGGGTTGGCTTTCTAATGACGATTGGGACGCCATTAACAACCACATCTTTAATTAGTAGAGCGATTAGGGGTTCATTCTTATCAATAAAAATATGCCTGGAGGAATATATTCCTCCAGGCATATTTTTATTAAATTTCCATTCCCCGGTCCCGATGCTTTCGCTTTTGAACTCCTAGCGATGTCGTTTCTTCTTTCATCACGTCAGGTACTCGATACCCGGTATCTTCTTTTGTTTCTTTGTGGGCTTCCCGTTTCATTTTTGGCAGTCGTTCTTCCCATTCCTTCGTCACCTGACCGCCAGCCTGATCTTTCTCCTGCACCCAAGATTTCATCTTCCCGTACATTTTTCCAAGGAACTCCCGGACATACTCATAGTTCTCCCATTGCAAACCTGCTTCTTTCATATGCTCTTTGGCACTTCTCATCATACCTTCATATTTGGCTTTCCATTCTTCTTTTTTCGTTCGCTCTTCCTCTCGTTCTCCATGCAGTCGTTTCGATATTTCTTTTTGTTTCTGCAGCTCCGTTTTCAGTTGAGCATTTTCTTTTCGGTACGGCTCGACTTGCTGTTGCATTTGAACACCATGATGGGCCGCCTGCTTGAATCGTTCAAAGTCTTCAAGTGGCATTTCAACCGTATCTTTGAAAAACTTCTTTTTTGGTTCAGCTCGCTCAACAATCTCCTCGATATTCTCTAATTTACCGTTCTGTTCATCCGCTTTCCGGATCATCGCTTGTTTCTGCTGCAGCTCCTCTTCAGCTTCCTGTACTTGTTCTTTCAACTTTTCCAAATTCCCCGTCTGGAATTTGGCTTCATTCATTTTTTCTACAGCTGCGTTCAGTTGGCCATTCATCTTTTCCAGTTGCTTTTCCGTTTGGTTCAACTGCTTTTGAGCCCGGTCTTGCTTCTTTAAGGTGCTTTCAAACTTGCTGTCGGCACTCGCTGCTCGTTTCTCGGCCGTCAGAGCCTTGAAACGGCGTTCCTCGATGTGTTTCTTATCGCTAGACACCCCACGTTCCAAATCAAATCCCTGGGCCTTCACAAAGCCTGCATAGTCATCCTGTAACTCCACTAACTGTTTCGGCTTACCAAAGAAGTCTTTGGCTGCCAATCGACCATCATCGGTGAGAGGAACAAGCCCTACGTGCATGTGGGGTGTTTTTTCATCTTTGTGAACCATCGCATACGCAATGTTTTCTTTGCCGTATCGTTCCTGAAAAAACGTTAAAGAATCCTCAAAGAACTGTTTCTCTTCTTCCAGTGTTAGTCCATTAAAAAATTCTTCGTCCGAAGACACTAAAAAGCTCGCGATCCGGACTGCATCTTTTCGTACTTTCGTTTTTACTGTCCGGCCTTCCTCAATTCGTGCTTCCACCTGTTTGTTATAATCGATGGGTCCATCATGAAGTAAATCATAATTTTCCGATGATCGAACTTCATCAATATCCATATTTGTTTGGCTTTCCCGTTCTCGTTGATTATGTATCTGGATGCCTTTGAGGTCTTTCTGTTTGAACTTTTGCATTCGGAGAACTACGTAACTCATGGCCTGGAGCACCACCTTAAAAGTAAGATCACAACCACGAAGCGTAGCACACTACACTTTGCAAGCAAAGTTTCGGTGCTCTGCGAGGCCGGCTGGCTCTGCCAGGTGCTTCTCCGAAGCACAACAACCACCCCATTCCGAACGTCCCTGAGGTTCATCCGGCCAACGACAGCCCGTTGGATCGCTTCAGTCTCCGACGGTTCTGTCGAGGACGAAGCCAAAAGGGAGAAGAGTGTTTTCCCTTTTGGCTTCGTCCTCGACAGCCTGGAAACCATTTTTAGTTCGTCAATTCTTAATCCTCCATTGGCTTCGCCAAAGTCCGGTTACATTGACGAACTAAAAATCTAAAGAGAAATAAATTACTACTCTTCTTCCTCACTAAAATAATTCT from Marinococcus sp. PL1-022 includes these protein-coding regions:
- a CDS encoding PH domain-containing protein produces the protein MLKHERLHVAWIIILLGKNIKEIITLVLGSAVLIQWLSFEGAKFTVYIAIGVYMFFLLIHTFLSWFNFKYTVNEEGISAVEGGIKKTKKFISFSKIQGVHIHINAINRFFNLAAISIDSSSHNENSNLILPAISKKHAKELENYIHSKSEIENNNVNTYTNTHLEKKQKHNMSTKEILLISIFSIEFIMVIPFVFLIYNYGSKIPLVDKYIESLITIIPNSNLGFSITVAAVVLFSLIYGLITSILKYGNYETIFDKKSIYIKRGLWEKNEYGIDKKNISGLKFTSSIVTRFTKYGNLKVLCTEDKSSSDTDIKKVYTILPIISFNEVNLFTKLVNPKYLFLREKDRLPIQSLILKLLKATALFSILCWANSISYQIGFFKMLIVLLLMLSFQVLKFSATAYNIQNSFTQIHTGSLAKFIFIIEQTNIHGMFLSQNIIQKLFKVATVKISLQSRRDKKIALKDIKIQDAEKYYAWYKERLIK
- a CDS encoding ABC transporter ATP-binding protein, which codes for MSSGIEITNLKKMIKNKEIVKGLNFTVNPGEVFGFIGPNGAGKTTTIRMMVGLIRISEGDVKINGNSIKTNKKEALNSVGAIVENPEMYPYMTGYQNLKYFGQLSGVKSETKIKNILNLVGLNESSKNKVSTYSLGMRQRLGIAQALIHDPKVLILDEPTNGLDPNGIFEMRKYIRKIAFEQNIAVIVSSHLINEIELMCDQIGIIKQGKMIDLAEANYINEEQEFVFKVEPYNKAIELLKQNEANFHFEANEEKIILYCPEEEIPKVVDFFVTNEIKVFRIEEKIERLEEKFMELTQTTKGD
- a CDS encoding ABC transporter permease, with translation MLGLVKNEIKKEFVKKTNYIILVAIILASFLYVLAPILFVGEASNTYSSGEGWKKDTQESIVERENENASIQNSSNNEELSFNDSVTVEANNATIEKLNYHLENDIPPADSFNLFDNLAQLSNFTIILSVLAIFLASSIVSKEFNIGTIKLLLIRPYSRNQILGAKYIAMLVIITLFLATLILSTSIFSMFFASINPTINYVLESNSGYTDVNFISYLSKMIIGDLFYLFIVATVAFAISTITNSSKAALSLSLLLVLMGSSIVNTVAARTETGAKYLLMSNWDLNNYLVGNSPPISGLNYSFSAFVSILYLIIIVFFTFYVFNKKDVTV
- a CDS encoding stage II sporulation protein M; translation: MYKNLWKIYKSQYHRTFLWTWGGFLLILVSSYFVASLLTIDYKNFIEDLGSDQVDKTNEGTPSYVWHIFLNNIMVPLQMILLALVPIPFLFYIVLLYNAVIYGFIIFIFQDLEENFFRLFLSEVLFHGVIEISAFILMSCLIFHFQLSIIKKIIVKNREKKKQNVSSILLAKHLLIFLFFIILPLIALAAIGEGISQ
- a CDS encoding DNA sulfur modification protein DndB, with amino-acid sequence MQAHNVKSMSLGSPTNTIQIPALKYRSGQRIWYAATIPYQTLGKFIQTSAVKKKNQQIIQKDIKNRFLDKNHKEGIKNYIKEEKEFTLPPITLVSYEKLDFRPYQFEGQQVNEQEILEGGGSVAGIIVLPIDYEFECLDGNHRTAAIRDLANESADNIAESSMLLNIVHEDRPKKIRQDFVDVNKNAKQTTSSINTLFNTRDPISSIVVDLTEEIEYLNNTTERLSTNVSKLSKDIYTINNLKNAVIEMAGFNSQASSTQKVKDFFSDEDHSKLIKEHGKMFFEKLKVNAAIAEALRNPEKTPEIRNQYVITTGTGMVIASRIAGYIFSHYDHSSEQERELDRLFSYDWSRANKLFWGRVISNDKILNSRESIASTVANLKHDFGYELEENEYKYLNNNY
- the mobV gene encoding MobV family relaxase, producing the protein MSYVVLRMQKFKQKDLKGIQIHNQRERESQTNMDIDEVRSSENYDLLHDGPIDYNKQVEARIEEGRTVKTKVRKDAVRIASFLVSSDEEFFNGLTLEEEKQFFEDSLTFFQERYGKENIAYAMVHKDEKTPHMHVGLVPLTDDGRLAAKDFFGKPKQLVELQDDYAGFVKAQGFDLERGVSSDKKHIEERRFKALTAEKRAASADSKFESTLKKQDRAQKQLNQTEKQLEKMNGQLNAAVEKMNEAKFQTGNLEKLKEQVQEAEEELQQKQAMIRKADEQNGKLENIEEIVERAEPKKKFFKDTVEMPLEDFERFKQAAHHGVQMQQQVEPYRKENAQLKTELQKQKEISKRLHGEREEERTKKEEWKAKYEGMMRSAKEHMKEAGLQWENYEYVREFLGKMYGKMKSWVQEKDQAGGQVTKEWEERLPKMKREAHKETKEDTGYRVPDVMKEETTSLGVQKRKHRDRGMEI